One genomic window of Mucilaginibacter sp. SJ includes the following:
- a CDS encoding DUF4870 domain-containing protein, which produces MTNKSMSIVAYITIIGWIVSYLEYKKRADKSPLVNYHLGQSLGLIILSVILGVALSVLAAIVPALSVVSLVISILTFVLLLLGIIAANNEAIKPLPVVGKLFEGKFDFSK; this is translated from the coding sequence ATGACAAACAAAAGCATGTCCATTGTAGCTTACATCACTATTATTGGTTGGATAGTGTCTTATCTTGAATATAAAAAGCGAGCTGATAAAAGTCCTTTGGTTAATTATCACCTCGGTCAATCGCTCGGCCTCATTATTTTATCAGTGATCCTGGGAGTTGCTCTTTCGGTATTGGCAGCAATTGTCCCGGCCCTTTCGGTTGTATCGCTGGTTATCAGCATCCTTACGTTTGTATTGCTGCTGCTGGGTATTATAGCCGCCAATAATGAGGCCATTAAACCGTTGCCGGTAGTGGGTAAATTATTTGAAGGCAAATTTGATTTCTCCAAATAA
- a CDS encoding ankyrin repeat domain-containing protein has product MDNMFLNACKNAQKGIVQTFLKKGGINVDKRDSLGNTPLYYVCLKSAKDIAKMLIDAGADVNLGNNLSETPLHCASRSGSKDLIKLLTDAGADVNAGNNHGQTPLFYAVLAGKIETSLYLISLGADIAVKDNAGYSLLDHATANGMRDLVAKLSDGETAQKDDNGNTPLHQAVYNNHSETISALLKSGVWDVNGLNNDGVSPLILAVNNSNIHVAGLLIKNGADVNLHVQNGNSALHYAAGMGNYHLGKMLLEAGAEINSRNSFSETPLIVAAQCGFNDFTAFLIENNADVNAVDNNGRHAMDFASERGYTEILEQLLMAGAESR; this is encoded by the coding sequence ATGGATAATATGTTTTTAAACGCGTGTAAAAACGCACAAAAAGGGATAGTGCAAACATTCCTGAAAAAGGGAGGGATTAATGTTGACAAACGCGATAGCTTGGGCAATACGCCCTTATATTATGTATGCTTAAAAAGTGCAAAGGATATTGCTAAAATGCTTATAGATGCCGGCGCTGATGTTAACCTGGGCAATAATCTAAGCGAAACACCCCTGCATTGTGCATCGCGCAGTGGCAGTAAAGACCTGATCAAATTATTAACTGATGCCGGTGCCGATGTGAATGCTGGTAACAACCACGGGCAAACACCGCTTTTTTATGCTGTACTTGCTGGTAAAATAGAAACTTCGCTCTACCTGATCTCATTAGGTGCCGATATCGCCGTTAAAGATAATGCCGGTTACAGTTTGCTCGATCACGCTACAGCCAACGGTATGCGCGATCTGGTTGCAAAATTGTCGGATGGTGAAACCGCGCAAAAAGATGACAACGGGAACACACCGCTTCACCAGGCGGTTTACAATAACCATAGCGAAACAATAAGCGCTTTGCTCAAATCGGGGGTATGGGATGTAAACGGGTTAAATAACGATGGCGTTAGTCCGCTGATACTTGCAGTTAATAACTCCAATATACACGTGGCCGGGCTTTTGATTAAAAATGGCGCCGATGTTAACCTGCATGTACAGAATGGTAATTCGGCATTGCACTATGCGGCAGGGATGGGCAACTATCATCTTGGCAAAATGCTGCTTGAGGCAGGGGCCGAGATCAACTCGCGTAACAGCTTTAGTGAAACTCCGCTTATTGTGGCGGCACAGTGCGGATTTAATGATTTTACAGCCTTTTTAATCGAAAATAACGCCGATGTAAACGCAGTGGACAATAACGGCCGGCACGCTATGGATTTTGCCAGTGAGCGCGGTTATACCGAAATATTGGAACAACTGTTAATGGCCGGTGCCGAAAGCCGGTAA
- a CDS encoding glycoside hydrolase family 28 protein — MSVIKTRIGIAVLLLAGFLTSRAQGQQYSWQHLPQINEPVFKKDTINILKYGAKADGITLNTTSINKAISACSAKGGGVVLIPQGLWLTGPLVMKSNVNLHVSRAALLQFTGDKTQYKLVEGNYEGHAAVRNESPISGTNLTNIAITGEGIIDGHGEVWRAISKDRLTEAEWKKLVASGGVVSENGRSWYPSESYVKGLKAPGAGVIGNGKTIKDNEPFKDFFRPNMLVLTNCKKVLLQGVTLQNSPAWDIHTLLCEDLTVQNARVRNPWNAQNGDGIDVESCRNVLIEGSTFDAGDDGICIKSGRDEEGRKRGMPTENVIVRDNIVYRAHGGFVIGSEMSGGARNIFVSNCTFIGTDIGLRFKTTRGRGGVVENIFIKNISMRDIAHEAILFDMYYSGKSPGESDDVNNQVIVPVTEATPSFRKFYVDNVVCNGAEKALMIRGLPEMGIKDIHIENSTFKTVKGADVIEAQNIFLKNIYFKNKETNPLISIQNSNNITFNHIIYSDTRLLFKISGKRSRQIKLLDTDAAKAKKKVEFVSGASENALTGTNNE, encoded by the coding sequence ATGTCGGTAATAAAAACAAGGATAGGGATAGCGGTTTTGCTTTTGGCGGGTTTTCTGACATCGCGGGCACAGGGTCAGCAGTATTCGTGGCAGCATTTGCCGCAGATAAATGAGCCTGTATTTAAAAAGGATACCATCAATATTTTAAAATATGGAGCCAAAGCGGATGGCATTACGTTAAATACAACAAGTATCAATAAAGCAATAAGCGCCTGCAGCGCCAAGGGCGGCGGGGTAGTGCTTATTCCGCAAGGTTTGTGGTTAACCGGGCCGCTGGTGATGAAGAGTAACGTAAACCTGCATGTAAGCCGTGCGGCGCTGCTCCAGTTTACCGGTGATAAAACTCAATATAAACTGGTTGAAGGTAATTATGAAGGCCATGCCGCTGTGCGCAATGAATCGCCGATATCAGGTACCAACCTTACCAATATCGCCATCACCGGCGAAGGGATCATTGACGGGCACGGCGAGGTTTGGCGGGCCATCAGCAAAGACAGGCTTACCGAAGCTGAATGGAAAAAACTGGTGGCATCGGGAGGCGTAGTAAGCGAAAATGGCAGGTCATGGTACCCTTCTGAAAGTTATGTTAAGGGACTTAAAGCACCTGGGGCAGGTGTGATTGGCAATGGAAAAACTATAAAGGATAACGAACCTTTTAAAGATTTTTTCAGGCCAAATATGCTGGTGCTTACCAATTGTAAAAAAGTATTGCTGCAGGGTGTTACGCTTCAAAATTCGCCCGCATGGGATATCCATACTTTACTATGCGAAGACCTTACCGTACAGAACGCAAGGGTCAGAAACCCCTGGAACGCCCAGAACGGTGACGGTATCGATGTAGAATCGTGCCGGAATGTGCTAATTGAAGGCAGTACTTTTGATGCCGGCGATGACGGTATCTGCATCAAATCGGGCAGGGATGAGGAAGGTCGTAAACGTGGCATGCCAACTGAAAATGTAATTGTAAGGGATAATATAGTTTACCGTGCCCATGGCGGTTTTGTTATAGGCAGCGAAATGTCGGGTGGCGCGCGAAATATTTTCGTGTCTAACTGTACATTCATCGGTACCGATATCGGTCTGCGTTTTAAAACTACCCGCGGCAGGGGCGGCGTAGTTGAGAATATTTTCATCAAAAATATCAGCATGAGGGATATCGCTCATGAGGCCATACTTTTTGATATGTACTATAGTGGTAAATCGCCTGGCGAATCGGATGATGTAAACAATCAGGTTATTGTGCCGGTAACAGAAGCTACACCCTCATTCCGCAAATTTTATGTAGATAATGTAGTATGTAACGGTGCCGAAAAAGCGCTCATGATCCGGGGGTTACCCGAGATGGGAATTAAAGATATACACATTGAAAACAGCACATTCAAAACCGTTAAGGGCGCTGACGTAATAGAGGCACAGAACATTTTTTTAAAGAATATCTACTTCAAAAACAAAGAAACCAACCCGCTCATCAGTATTCAAAATAGCAACAACATAACTTTTAACCATATTATCTATAGCGACACCAGGCTGTTGTTCAAGATCAGCGGGAAGAGGTCGCGGCAAATTAAATTGCTTGATACAGATGCGGCAAAGGCTAAGAAAAAAGTTGAATTTGTTTCGGGCGCATCAGAAAATGCACTAACCGGTACAAATAATGAATAG
- a CDS encoding LuxR C-terminal-related transcriptional regulator, with amino-acid sequence MQIFNYRLNIRVIPKARNNTFYMPLTNTITAITSLFLISYTTIAQAQSLVTDSLQQVLKTAGSREKPVVMAELARATVEKNIDASITNAGKAITVAKENADAGATAFCYATMGYLLMQKNQQHRASLFIDSAVQIATKSKNNVLVSFAWLRKGWLELVKGNNEKAMSGLLKAEQLIQYADDRRACSYKTLINHYIASIYAYGSDTLKQRKYASDCLSAAKRSLYPDDLLLGYMTLGHSFFSAFEKNRYRRALLDSSMVYYRVALATYRHNTEKILLQSNASATALNIANSYFKYYPPAYKDSAYSYVNMALDIARRTNGKEIIANCYGILSEYALREGAPKKAEQYLLTGISELKDSAPGIAITRSRLMLGLANVAEKSGDKAKALDYYKKYIDYYSKVFDSQKLATVQQLEEEYQSVLKENEIARLRERADFNKQLNWLYVAIGSASIILLGLLLSSYHYKLKASQQQKQLTEQEKEEIKLLAQLQQAEAQRLMLEKQEAELQVSLREKEHAHAKAQQELLQDRTEWLEKELLAGSLKIEEKNAILELLKEKSRKADSPAVARQMGRIINQNLRMDKSIDEQQVISQSRPGFFNALQQQAENSLTRLDLKYCSYILMGLDTKEIANRLGVEPKSIRMARYRLKQKLKLAKDDDLDQFIGRVG; translated from the coding sequence ATGCAGATATTTAATTATCGGCTTAATATCCGGGTAATACCTAAAGCAAGAAATAATACCTTTTATATGCCTTTGACGAATACAATCACCGCAATAACCTCCCTTTTTTTAATATCATACACAACCATAGCCCAGGCCCAATCACTCGTAACCGACTCGCTACAGCAAGTTTTAAAAACTGCCGGCAGCCGCGAAAAACCAGTTGTAATGGCCGAACTTGCCAGGGCCACCGTTGAGAAAAACATTGATGCATCCATAACCAACGCGGGCAAGGCCATAACCGTGGCAAAAGAGAACGCCGATGCCGGTGCCACCGCTTTTTGTTATGCAACTATGGGATATTTGCTGATGCAGAAAAACCAGCAACACCGGGCTTCCCTTTTTATCGACAGCGCGGTACAGATAGCCACAAAATCAAAAAATAACGTGCTGGTTTCTTTTGCCTGGCTACGCAAAGGCTGGCTGGAATTGGTAAAAGGCAATAATGAAAAGGCCATGTCAGGTTTGCTGAAAGCCGAACAACTAATACAATACGCCGACGACCGGCGCGCTTGCAGCTATAAAACACTCATCAATCATTACATAGCAAGCATTTACGCTTACGGCAGTGATACCCTTAAACAGCGCAAATACGCGTCAGATTGCCTTTCGGCGGCTAAGCGAAGCTTATATCCGGATGATTTATTATTAGGCTACATGACCCTGGGCCACAGTTTTTTTTCGGCTTTTGAAAAGAATAGGTACAGGCGTGCACTGCTTGATTCGTCAATGGTATATTACCGGGTTGCGTTAGCCACCTACCGGCATAATACGGAAAAAATACTTTTGCAAAGTAATGCTTCGGCCACGGCCCTCAATATCGCAAACAGTTATTTCAAATACTATCCTCCCGCTTATAAAGACAGCGCTTATAGCTATGTTAACATGGCACTTGATATTGCCAGGCGCACCAACGGCAAAGAAATAATTGCCAATTGCTACGGCATATTGAGCGAATATGCGCTGCGCGAAGGGGCGCCAAAAAAGGCAGAGCAATACCTGCTCACAGGGATATCCGAATTAAAGGATTCTGCCCCCGGCATCGCTATCACACGGTCGCGGTTAATGTTAGGACTTGCAAACGTAGCCGAAAAAAGCGGCGACAAGGCCAAAGCGCTCGATTATTACAAAAAATATATCGACTACTACAGCAAGGTATTTGACAGCCAGAAACTGGCTACCGTTCAGCAACTGGAAGAGGAATATCAATCTGTACTTAAAGAAAATGAGATTGCCCGCCTGCGCGAACGCGCCGATTTTAATAAGCAACTCAACTGGCTTTATGTAGCTATCGGGTCGGCAAGTATTATTTTACTCGGGCTGTTGTTAAGCTCTTACCATTACAAACTAAAAGCATCGCAGCAGCAAAAACAGCTTACCGAACAGGAGAAAGAAGAAATAAAGCTTCTGGCGCAATTACAACAAGCCGAAGCCCAGCGCTTAATGCTCGAGAAACAGGAAGCCGAACTGCAGGTCTCCCTGCGCGAAAAAGAACATGCCCATGCAAAGGCCCAACAGGAGTTGTTACAGGACCGTACTGAATGGCTGGAAAAAGAGTTACTGGCCGGTTCATTGAAGATTGAAGAGAAAAACGCTATTCTCGAGTTGCTAAAAGAAAAATCGCGCAAGGCCGATTCTCCGGCTGTAGCCAGGCAGATGGGCCGCATCATTAACCAAAACCTGCGGATGGATAAAAGTATTGATGAGCAGCAGGTCATAAGCCAAAGTCGTCCCGGTTTTTTCAATGCCCTGCAGCAACAGGCCGAAAACAGCCTTACCCGCCTCGACCTAAAATATTGCTCATATATTTTAATGGGGCTTGATACCAAGGAAATAGCTAACCGCCTTGGCGTTGAGCCAAAAAGTATCCGCATGGCCAGGTACAGGCTTAAACAAAAACTTAAATTAGCTAAAGACGACGATCTTGACCAATTTATTGGCAGGGTTGGTTAA
- a CDS encoding ankyrin repeat domain-containing protein, whose amino-acid sequence MTNEFNQIRDAYHRNMFNPVPDAVDAMSIYKDLADIHIVNEQEENLFHLAARFTDPEAIRFLAGAGLKPAPDKYGNTALHALTTARFDLQGTSPEDKAKKIFDTATALLELGINPKKKNDSGKLAYFEAGQLYMYPFIEAMGNAGIKMDATESEGKNLLHVICDKLVHRKTIPGAIDAATKTVKILMEKSGIDTEDKDIFDTTPLTYAQRSGVKEIAALLSGDEADIATGGMSIHEAVLNRDVAAVEALIKAGADLDDFSDQYKRTPLMLACEYPSEPMVQLLAEGGGDVNFRTGNGDTAVFILLTRAVSNFGRGMSRDLKDIVKMLHILIRHGLDLDAAVNNDGDTALNIVCQAGYLADLNIVLAEELVEAGCDINKPNVWGKTPLMSFAQKGNEIKYNIAELLLDNNADTTYADKAGNTALMYAAANGDKMSGKKIVSLLLDKDSSTVENVNNAGQTAVDVAVQHNNEAVVKLMLA is encoded by the coding sequence ATGACAAACGAATTTAATCAGATCAGGGATGCCTATCATCGTAACATGTTTAATCCGGTGCCCGACGCTGTTGATGCGATGAGCATTTATAAGGATTTAGCTGATATTCATATTGTAAATGAGCAGGAAGAAAACCTGTTTCACCTTGCAGCCCGTTTTACCGATCCGGAAGCCATCCGGTTTTTAGCAGGTGCGGGTTTGAAACCCGCACCCGACAAATACGGCAACACGGCTTTGCACGCACTCACTACCGCCAGGTTTGATTTGCAGGGTACTTCACCTGAGGATAAGGCGAAGAAAATATTTGATACCGCTACTGCACTGCTGGAACTTGGTATCAATCCTAAAAAGAAAAACGATTCGGGCAAATTAGCCTATTTTGAGGCCGGGCAGCTATACATGTACCCTTTTATCGAGGCTATGGGCAATGCCGGGATAAAGATGGATGCAACAGAATCGGAAGGAAAAAATCTTTTACATGTTATCTGTGATAAACTGGTACACCGTAAAACCATACCCGGAGCCATAGATGCAGCAACGAAAACCGTAAAGATCTTAATGGAAAAAAGTGGTATTGATACAGAGGATAAAGACATATTTGATACAACACCGCTTACTTACGCGCAGCGCAGCGGAGTAAAGGAAATAGCTGCACTGCTATCGGGTGATGAAGCCGACATAGCTACCGGGGGGATGAGTATTCATGAAGCTGTATTGAACCGTGATGTTGCAGCTGTGGAAGCACTTATCAAAGCCGGGGCAGACCTGGATGATTTTTCTGATCAGTACAAGCGCACACCTTTAATGCTGGCCTGCGAGTATCCCTCAGAACCAATGGTTCAGTTACTGGCCGAAGGTGGCGGAGATGTGAATTTCAGGACGGGTAATGGCGACACTGCCGTTTTTATACTGCTTACCAGGGCTGTGAGCAATTTTGGAAGGGGCATGAGCCGCGACCTAAAAGATATTGTGAAAATGCTGCACATATTGATCAGGCACGGACTTGATCTTGACGCAGCGGTGAATAACGATGGTGATACTGCTTTAAACATAGTATGCCAGGCCGGTTACCTGGCCGATTTAAATATTGTACTGGCAGAAGAATTGGTTGAAGCCGGCTGCGATATCAATAAACCTAACGTTTGGGGCAAAACACCACTGATGAGTTTTGCACAAAAAGGTAACGAAATTAAATACAATATTGCCGAACTGCTGTTGGACAATAACGCTGATACTACCTACGCCGATAAAGCCGGTAACACTGCATTGATGTACGCTGCTGCAAATGGCGATAAAATGTCGGGCAAAAAGATAGTTTCGTTGTTATTGGATAAAGATAGTTCGACAGTTGAAAATGTAAATAATGCGGGGCAAACAGCTGTGGATGTAGCAGTTCAGCATAATAATGAAGCTGTTGTTAAACTGATGCTTGCATAG
- a CDS encoding glycoside hydrolase family 88/105 protein — MKKILLLCAFLFAGLGLRAQTLPWSQRMANTAMHIWADSLPGANWSYDQGVVLQGLQSVWQQSAKAEYFSYIQKAMDRYVGTDGTIRTYKASEYTLDNILPGRGLLLLHRVLNTPKYYKAAVLLRKQISEQPKTPEGGFWHKNRYPNQMWLDGLYMAEPFYAQYASAYHEDTDFDQIADQFILMEQHSRDSKTGLLFHAWDQSRKERWANPQTGLSASLWARADGWYAMGLVDVLPYFPANHPKRVKLIAILNRLAAAIRASRDQGSGLWYQVLDKGSKKGNYLEASASCMFVYAFAKGVREGYLPPQYLPVAQKAYEAIIKNFIETDAEGQVNIKGTAGAVGVGGKPYRDGSYEYYTSVKTVVNETKGVGAFMLASVEMERLANLKAGKGKTVLLDSYFNNEHHADVTGKSIPFHYKWDELDNNGFSFLAQIFNNYGLHTKTLNEAPDDVNLKKAAAYIIVDPDIPKENPDAKYIEEPHIKAISNWVENGGVLVVLNNDTGNAEFTHLNKLMAKCGISFNQNSINRVVGRNFEQGAINIPSDNSIFKTARKVYIKELSTLQLTKPAVPRLINGKDIIVATAKYGKGTVFAVGDPWFYNEYTDGRKLPPDYDNFKAANDLVNWLVKQIPQTKK; from the coding sequence ATGAAGAAAATATTATTGTTATGTGCTTTCCTGTTCGCGGGCCTGGGGCTCAGGGCGCAAACGCTGCCATGGTCACAGCGGATGGCTAATACTGCTATGCATATCTGGGCAGATTCGTTACCGGGCGCCAACTGGTCGTATGATCAGGGGGTAGTTTTGCAGGGGCTGCAAAGCGTTTGGCAGCAATCGGCCAAAGCCGAATATTTTAGTTATATCCAAAAAGCGATGGACAGGTATGTGGGCACGGATGGAACTATCCGCACCTATAAAGCCAGTGAGTATACCCTCGATAATATCTTGCCGGGCCGGGGCCTGTTACTGCTGCACCGGGTATTAAATACCCCAAAATACTATAAAGCAGCAGTTTTGCTTCGTAAGCAGATAAGTGAGCAACCCAAAACGCCTGAAGGCGGTTTTTGGCATAAAAACCGATATCCCAACCAGATGTGGCTCGATGGTTTGTACATGGCCGAACCTTTTTATGCTCAATACGCTTCAGCTTACCACGAAGATACCGACTTTGACCAGATAGCGGATCAGTTTATTTTGATGGAGCAACATTCGCGGGATAGTAAAACAGGCTTATTGTTCCATGCCTGGGATCAAAGCAGGAAAGAGCGCTGGGCTAACCCTCAAACGGGTTTGTCGGCAAGTTTATGGGCCCGTGCCGATGGCTGGTATGCCATGGGGCTTGTTGATGTGTTGCCCTATTTCCCTGCCAATCATCCTAAACGTGTCAAATTGATAGCCATTTTGAACCGTCTTGCCGCAGCTATCCGGGCTTCCCGGGACCAGGGTTCGGGTTTATGGTACCAGGTGCTTGATAAAGGCAGCAAAAAGGGTAATTACCTGGAAGCTTCGGCATCATGCATGTTTGTTTACGCGTTTGCTAAAGGTGTTAGGGAAGGATATCTCCCTCCTCAATATTTACCGGTAGCTCAAAAGGCCTATGAAGCTATTATCAAAAACTTTATTGAAACAGATGCCGAAGGGCAGGTAAACATTAAAGGAACTGCGGGCGCTGTTGGTGTGGGCGGCAAGCCATATCGCGACGGTAGTTATGAATACTATACCAGTGTAAAAACCGTCGTTAACGAAACTAAAGGTGTTGGCGCGTTTATGCTGGCAAGTGTGGAGATGGAACGCCTGGCTAACCTGAAGGCGGGCAAAGGCAAAACTGTGCTTTTGGATAGCTATTTTAATAACGAACACCACGCAGATGTTACCGGCAAAAGCATCCCTTTCCATTATAAATGGGATGAGCTGGATAACAATGGCTTTTCATTTTTGGCACAGATCTTTAACAATTATGGTCTGCACACCAAAACTTTAAACGAAGCGCCTGATGATGTAAATCTGAAAAAAGCGGCTGCTTATATTATTGTTGATCCTGATATTCCTAAAGAGAACCCGGATGCTAAATATATTGAAGAACCACATATTAAAGCCATCAGTAATTGGGTTGAAAATGGCGGTGTATTGGTGGTTTTAAACAACGATACCGGCAACGCCGAGTTTACACACCTGAACAAGCTAATGGCCAAATGTGGTATCAGCTTTAACCAAAACAGTATTAATAGGGTAGTTGGGCGCAACTTTGAGCAAGGAGCAATCAACATCCCTTCGGATAATTCCATCTTCAAGACGGCGCGTAAGGTTTACATCAAGGAGCTGAGCACCCTGCAGTTAACTAAGCCCGCTGTACCGCGGTTAATTAACGGCAAGGATATCATTGTAGCTACCGCTAAATATGGTAAAGGCACTGTGTTTGCCGTTGGCGACCCCTGGTTTTATAACGAATATACAGATGGCCGAAAGCTGCCACCCGACTATGACAATTTTAAAGCAGCCAACGATTTGGTCAATTGGTTGGTTAAACAAATTCCTCAAACAAAAAAATAG
- a CDS encoding tagaturonate reductase, with product MILSRYNLNKTTVPASELPPANVFDLPEKVLQFGTGVLLRGLPDYFIDKANRAGIFNGRVAVVKSTDKGSTTDFDMQDGLYTIYSKGIENGEEVNEQVICSAISRVLSASSEWEEILEIARSKNLQVVISNTTEVGIQLVKEDVRKHPPASFPGKLLAILYERYRAFNGRPDTGLVIIPTELIIDNGKKLEAIVLELAHLNKLEPAFMDWLESSNSFCNSLVDRIVPGRPDQQLSDAMETERGYTDNLSIMSETYSLWAIQGDEKIAEVLSFAQIDKGVVITPDIELFRELKLRLLNGTHTLSCAVAYLSGFKTVKEAMDDAHFTKFITQLMFTEIMPSIPYQIDEDVARDFGNKVLDRFRNPNIRHEWLSISVQYATKIKMRVIPLLLNYYKQNNKAPQMMALGFAAFIRFMRITESADGKYTGTAHSDNYMVTDDQAPNLSKAWNGADAETAIVAILKNKSLWDTDLTTLPGFTEAVTAQFKLINEQGKLEISAI from the coding sequence ATGATATTATCAAGATATAACCTCAACAAAACAACCGTACCGGCATCTGAATTGCCGCCTGCAAATGTGTTCGATCTGCCCGAAAAGGTGCTGCAATTCGGTACAGGCGTATTGTTGCGTGGCCTGCCCGATTACTTTATCGACAAGGCTAACCGTGCCGGGATCTTCAACGGCAGGGTTGCGGTTGTTAAATCCACCGACAAAGGTTCGACAACGGATTTCGATATGCAGGATGGTTTGTATACCATTTATTCAAAAGGAATTGAAAACGGCGAAGAAGTTAATGAGCAGGTAATTTGTTCGGCGATCAGCCGGGTGCTTTCGGCCTCAAGCGAGTGGGAGGAGATCCTGGAAATAGCACGAAGCAAGAATTTACAGGTGGTGATTTCAAACACCACAGAAGTTGGGATCCAGTTGGTGAAGGAAGATGTACGTAAACATCCGCCGGCATCATTCCCCGGCAAATTGCTGGCTATTTTATATGAGCGTTACAGGGCCTTTAACGGAAGGCCCGATACAGGTTTGGTGATCATCCCAACCGAACTAATCATTGATAACGGTAAAAAGCTGGAAGCCATAGTATTGGAACTTGCCCACCTGAATAAACTGGAGCCCGCCTTTATGGACTGGCTGGAGAGCAGCAATAGCTTCTGCAATTCGCTGGTGGACAGGATTGTGCCTGGCAGGCCGGATCAACAGTTAAGTGACGCCATGGAAACCGAGCGCGGTTATACTGATAACCTCAGCATCATGTCTGAGACGTACAGTCTTTGGGCTATCCAGGGCGATGAGAAAATAGCCGAAGTGCTATCTTTTGCCCAGATTGATAAAGGTGTTGTGATCACCCCTGATATTGAACTGTTTAGGGAATTGAAACTCCGGCTGCTCAATGGAACGCATACCTTGAGTTGTGCCGTAGCCTATCTATCCGGCTTTAAAACAGTGAAGGAAGCAATGGATGATGCGCATTTTACCAAATTCATCACCCAACTGATGTTTACCGAGATCATGCCATCTATCCCCTACCAGATTGATGAAGATGTAGCCCGTGATTTTGGTAACAAGGTGCTCGACAGGTTCCGCAATCCCAACATCAGGCACGAGTGGCTGAGCATTTCGGTGCAGTACGCTACTAAAATTAAAATGCGGGTTATTCCGTTATTATTGAACTATTATAAACAAAACAATAAGGCGCCTCAAATGATGGCCCTGGGTTTTGCAGCTTTTATCCGCTTTATGCGGATCACCGAATCTGCTGATGGTAAATATACCGGAACGGCACATTCGGATAATTACATGGTAACCGACGACCAGGCACCTAATTTGAGCAAAGCATGGAATGGTGCTGACGCGGAAACAGCGATAGTGGCTATTCTTAAAAATAAAAGCCTTTGGGATACAGATCTAACAACGTTACCCGGCTTTACCGAAGCAGTGACAGCACAGTTTAAGCTTATTAACGAACAGGGAAAACTGGAAATAAGCGCTATTTAA